A window from Dehalococcoidia bacterium encodes these proteins:
- a CDS encoding VOC family protein — translation MKVKKLHHVAVAVSNIEAALDDFAQILGMPRAPIQEVTSQAVKGCLIPIGDTEIELIQPTDPSSGVSKFLEKRGEALHHICFQVGDVNETLKELEGKGMSLIDKQARPGLAGMVGFVHPRSTQGTLVELCHPVPGKGH, via the coding sequence ATGAAGGTCAAGAAGCTGCACCACGTAGCCGTGGCCGTGAGCAATATCGAGGCGGCCCTGGACGACTTCGCCCAGATCCTGGGCATGCCGCGCGCGCCCATCCAGGAGGTCACGTCGCAGGCGGTGAAGGGCTGCCTCATCCCCATCGGCGACACCGAGATCGAACTGATCCAGCCCACGGACCCGAGCAGCGGCGTCTCCAAGTTCCTGGAGAAGCGCGGCGAGGCGCTCCACCACATCTGCTTCCAGGTGGGTGACGTCAACGAGACGCTCAAGGAGCTGGAAGGCAAGGGCATGTCCCTCATTGACAAGCAGGCGCGTCCGGGGCTGGCCGGCATGGTGGGCTTCGTCCACCCGCGCTCCACGCAGGGAACGCTCGTGGAGCTGTGCCACCCCGTGCCCGGGAAGGGGCACTAG
- a CDS encoding cobalamin B12-binding domain-containing protein → MTATKTPTRTSRDIIRVIVAKPGLDGHDRGAKVVARALRDSGMEVIYTGIRQTPEMIVESTLQEDADVVGLSILSGAHMDLCPLVLKLLKDKGLEHVIVVVGGIVPDDDKPALAKMGITGVFGPGTTTSEIASFITKAVAERRR, encoded by the coding sequence GTGACCGCTACGAAAACGCCGACCAGGACATCCAGAGACATCATCCGCGTCATCGTCGCCAAGCCCGGCCTGGACGGCCACGACCGCGGCGCCAAAGTCGTCGCCCGCGCTCTGCGGGACTCCGGCATGGAGGTCATCTACACCGGCATCCGGCAGACGCCGGAGATGATCGTGGAGTCCACCCTTCAAGAGGATGCGGACGTGGTGGGACTCTCCATCCTCTCGGGCGCGCACATGGACCTCTGCCCGCTTGTCCTCAAGCTCCTGAAGGACAAGGGCCTGGAGCATGTCATCGTCGTCGTGGGCGGGATTGTGCCGGACGACGACAAGCCGGCGCTGGCGAAGATGGGCATCACGGGCGTCTTTGGGCCGGGAACGACCACGTCCGAAATCGCCAGCTTCATCACCAAGGCCGTCGCCGAGCGCCGCCGCTAG
- a CDS encoding enoyl-CoA hydratase, whose translation MLTSVLAYEKQEAVGVLTLNRPEKANAFNQEMVDGIMDVLERVRKDDDVRVLVVTGAGKAFCAGADVSRLQNRLQGKEEARFRSERYESRGSFVLALTQSPRPTIAAVNGVAVGAGMSIALACDIRIAAETASFGSLFIRRAIPPDSGTSWLLPRLVGISNALEMMYTGEIIDAARAKEIGLVSRVVPLGKLMEETMALARKIAAGPAVALDLTRRAVYRGLSNDLPAQYEYESYVQRIASQAEDHKESIQAFFEKRPPRYTGR comes from the coding sequence ATGCTGACCAGCGTGCTGGCCTACGAGAAGCAGGAGGCTGTGGGGGTTCTCACCCTCAACCGTCCGGAGAAGGCGAACGCCTTCAACCAGGAGATGGTGGACGGCATCATGGACGTGCTGGAGCGCGTGCGGAAGGACGACGATGTGCGCGTGCTGGTGGTCACGGGCGCGGGCAAGGCCTTCTGCGCGGGGGCGGACGTGAGCCGGTTGCAGAACCGCCTCCAGGGCAAGGAGGAGGCCCGCTTCCGGTCGGAGCGCTACGAGTCGCGGGGGTCCTTTGTGCTGGCCCTTACTCAATCGCCGCGGCCCACCATCGCCGCGGTGAACGGCGTGGCGGTAGGCGCGGGCATGTCCATAGCCCTCGCCTGCGACATCCGCATCGCCGCTGAGACGGCCAGCTTCGGGTCGCTCTTCATCAGGAGGGCGATTCCCCCCGACAGCGGCACATCCTGGCTTCTGCCACGGCTCGTGGGTATTTCCAACGCTCTGGAGATGATGTACACAGGGGAGATTATTGACGCCGCGCGGGCGAAGGAGATAGGGCTGGTCAGCCGCGTGGTGCCCCTTGGCAAGCTGATGGAAGAGACGATGGCGCTGGCCCGAAAGATCGCTGCGGGGCCGGCGGTGGCGCTCGACCTGACGCGGCGCGCGGTGTACCGGGGCCTGAGCAACGACCTGCCCGCGCAGTACGAGTACGAGTCCTACGTCCAGCGGATCGCTTCGCAGGCGGAGGACCACAAGGAGAGCATCCAGGCATTCTTCGAGAAGCGCCCTCCGCGGTACACCGGGCGCTAG
- the dtd gene encoding D-aminoacyl-tRNA deacylase, with translation MRALLQRVTRASVTVGEEVVARIGTGLVVFVGVGGDDTEADARLLADKLLQLRIFADDAGKFNRSALDTRADILVVSQFTLYADARKGRRPSFTDAAPPALAESLYNRVVELLRASGLTVATGRFAAHMRVELVNDGPVTIWLDSRA, from the coding sequence GTGCGGGCACTCCTCCAGCGCGTGACCCGCGCCTCGGTCACTGTGGGGGAAGAGGTCGTCGCACGCATCGGGACCGGCCTGGTCGTCTTCGTGGGCGTCGGCGGGGACGACACGGAGGCGGACGCTCGACTCCTGGCCGATAAGCTCCTCCAGCTTCGCATCTTCGCCGACGATGCCGGCAAGTTCAACCGCTCCGCGCTCGACACGCGCGCGGACATCCTCGTCGTCAGCCAGTTCACCCTCTACGCCGACGCCCGCAAGGGCCGCCGCCCCAGCTTCACGGACGCCGCGCCGCCCGCCCTGGCCGAGTCCCTCTACAATCGCGTCGTGGAGCTTCTGCGCGCCTCCGGCCTGACGGTGGCGACGGGCCGGTTCGCGGCGCACATGCGCGTGGAGCTGGTGAACGACGGGCCGGTGACCATCTGGCTGGACTCGCGGGCGTAG
- a CDS encoding zinc ribbon domain-containing protein, with protein sequence MPIYEYECAKCHSHFERRQGFDEEPIGVCPECNGKASRVIQAVSVVYKGSGWYVTDYGRKSVVGDTASKPSDSPAGTNGAEKSAEKPKETSKEKSKEAVASVSKPDAAKTKAPSSATASEARGS encoded by the coding sequence ATGCCCATCTACGAATACGAATGCGCCAAGTGCCATAGCCACTTCGAACGGCGCCAGGGCTTCGACGAGGAGCCTATCGGCGTCTGCCCGGAGTGCAACGGCAAAGCGAGCCGCGTCATCCAGGCCGTCTCCGTCGTCTACAAGGGTTCGGGGTGGTATGTCACGGACTATGGGCGCAAGAGCGTTGTAGGCGACACCGCGTCCAAGCCGTCCGATTCCCCCGCGGGCACCAATGGCGCGGAGAAGTCCGCGGAAAAGCCCAAGGAGACGTCAAAGGAGAAGTCCAAGGAGGCCGTCGCCAGCGTAAGCAAGCCGGACGCGGCCAAGACCAAGGCGCCGTCCAGCGCCACCGCCTCAGAGGCCAGGGGGAGCTAG
- a CDS encoding trypsin-like peptidase domain-containing protein, with translation MQKATHSVVYVFTATGSGSGFVTTRGNQVLTSAYLVGRDDAPTIITEDGSSYRAQVIGLDEYTDLALLQVPVNLPAHIPFGVSANIHVGDDVIVLGYPEGPFTGWKSVIRGIVTGLGVTSGTRYIQTDASISRGNIGGPVLDRYGNLIGLIAFSVVDTQGFRLGIHLATIETTLPSLELGRFARASPGRAPTPTPIPMITPTPTRIPIPTPTPQIPALASWSHERGDATNTQANRDEKTLQPSVNFKWSVNVGKCLTQAPLVDGGTIYALALPTDDKGTCTSPAVTIKAYDAVTGQLRWEYPTRCSLAPKVVALRQTLYLYCSETDVSSGTQPTYSIRALSSVQPQQLWAFDTRGYSGQFMISNGDVLFVETYGKVMAVDAVAGKALWEYSTEVGSFAAAAATRDVLYLYNTVGVAETLDIATQKQLWRVKVDSVASPALAVDASRLLLLGSRQIADVLATDSGTMYFRLPVGMQFSRNVETVAAGIYYGQVKGLISDSIVAINIGPTMSKKWEALTPPFNDRRVTVSSFAYANGYLWVGSGPAGLHAYEASSGRLASSTQMVGETNAITYVVPANGMVFAGTRQGKLYAYGKP, from the coding sequence GTGCAGAAGGCGACGCACTCCGTTGTGTACGTCTTCACGGCCACCGGCTCAGGCTCCGGTTTCGTTACAACGAGAGGCAATCAAGTCTTGACCAGCGCGTATTTAGTCGGCCGAGACGATGCGCCCACCATCATTACGGAAGACGGCTCCTCTTACCGGGCACAGGTAATCGGTCTGGACGAGTACACAGACCTGGCGCTTCTCCAAGTCCCGGTGAATTTGCCGGCGCACATACCGTTCGGCGTCTCCGCCAACATTCACGTCGGAGATGACGTGATAGTCCTCGGATATCCTGAAGGACCCTTCACCGGCTGGAAAAGCGTAATACGCGGAATCGTGACCGGACTTGGCGTCACGAGCGGCACGAGGTATATCCAGACAGATGCGTCCATCAGTCGTGGAAACATCGGGGGACCTGTTCTGGACCGGTACGGAAACCTCATTGGCCTTATCGCCTTCAGCGTGGTAGATACTCAGGGATTCCGTCTGGGAATCCATCTTGCGACTATCGAGACAACTCTCCCCAGCCTTGAGCTCGGCCGGTTTGCCCGAGCATCGCCCGGACGCGCGCCGACCCCGACCCCCATACCAATGATCACGCCAACGCCGACGCGCATTCCCATCCCAACCCCCACGCCCCAGATTCCCGCGCTGGCCTCATGGTCACACGAGCGTGGCGATGCGACAAACACTCAAGCGAACAGAGATGAGAAAACTCTGCAACCCTCCGTCAACTTCAAGTGGTCTGTCAACGTTGGTAAGTGCTTGACGCAAGCCCCCCTGGTGGACGGCGGCACCATCTACGCCCTTGCTCTTCCCACGGATGACAAAGGTACCTGCACATCGCCCGCAGTAACGATAAAGGCGTATGATGCCGTGACTGGCCAATTGCGCTGGGAGTATCCCACACGCTGCTCTCTGGCGCCCAAGGTGGTTGCGCTACGACAGACTCTTTACTTGTACTGCTCCGAAACCGACGTCTCCTCCGGAACGCAGCCCACATATTCAATTCGAGCTTTGTCTTCAGTCCAACCACAGCAGCTTTGGGCGTTCGACACAAGGGGATATTCAGGACAATTCATGATCTCCAACGGGGACGTGCTGTTCGTTGAGACGTACGGAAAGGTCATGGCCGTTGACGCTGTCGCGGGGAAAGCTCTTTGGGAATACTCGACAGAGGTGGGAAGCTTTGCCGCAGCCGCCGCAACCAGAGATGTCTTGTATCTCTATAACACCGTGGGTGTTGCTGAGACGCTGGACATCGCCACGCAAAAGCAACTATGGCGAGTCAAGGTGGACTCCGTGGCAAGCCCCGCTTTGGCCGTTGATGCGTCTAGATTACTGCTGCTCGGCAGCAGGCAGATTGCAGATGTGTTGGCAACGGACTCCGGGACCATGTATTTTAGATTGCCCGTCGGAATGCAATTCTCGCGCAATGTAGAGACCGTGGCAGCCGGAATATACTACGGACAAGTCAAAGGCCTGATTTCAGACTCCATCGTAGCTATAAACATCGGTCCAACCATGTCGAAAAAATGGGAAGCCCTAACCCCTCCGTTCAACGACCGCCGAGTCACTGTCTCCTCATTCGCGTATGCCAACGGGTATCTCTGGGTGGGATCAGGGCCAGCCGGGCTTCATGCCTATGAAGCCTCCTCTGGAAGACTCGCTTCGAGTACCCAGATGGTCGGCGAAACTAATGCCATCACGTATGTTGTCCCCGCCAACGGAATGGTGTTTGCCGGCACCAGGCAAGGAAAGCTGTACGCGTACGGGAAACCCTGA
- a CDS encoding HAD family hydrolase, which translates to MPRFTAVLFDADDTLIAGTPDYVDLYAACARESGVALTRRDVLKALFATWTDQSSGHADAPPQGGAADVSYKRAVQEETKVYMAAGAGDRTRAIVERFLARSVSPQIFRPYPEAPAVLMALRAAGLRLGLLTNRTWRVREFLADIGLVRYFDEIVASGALGLHKPDPRIFHYALHALGSSEAATLYVGDSQHFDIVGARKAGLAVVWVNRRGEKLREGVPAPDGEMPDLTGLPAFLGVTK; encoded by the coding sequence ATGCCGCGATTCACGGCCGTCCTCTTTGACGCGGACGACACGCTCATCGCCGGGACGCCGGACTACGTGGACCTCTACGCGGCCTGCGCCCGCGAGTCGGGCGTGGCGCTGACGCGCCGGGACGTGCTGAAGGCGCTCTTCGCCACGTGGACGGACCAGTCGTCGGGCCACGCCGACGCTCCCCCGCAAGGCGGGGCCGCCGACGTCTCCTACAAGCGCGCCGTCCAGGAGGAGACAAAGGTCTATATGGCGGCGGGCGCCGGAGACAGGACCCGCGCCATCGTCGAGCGCTTCCTGGCCCGCAGCGTCAGCCCACAGATATTCCGCCCGTACCCGGAGGCCCCCGCCGTGCTGATGGCGCTGCGGGCGGCGGGCCTGCGCCTGGGCCTGCTCACCAACCGCACGTGGCGCGTGCGTGAGTTCTTGGCGGATATTGGTCTCGTGCGCTACTTCGACGAGATTGTGGCGTCCGGTGCGCTGGGGCTGCACAAGCCGGACCCGCGTATCTTCCACTACGCCCTGCATGCCCTGGGCTCGTCCGAGGCCGCGACGCTCTACGTGGGCGACAGCCAGCACTTCGATATTGTCGGCGCGCGGAAGGCGGGCCTGGCCGTCGTGTGGGTGAACCGGCGCGGCGAGAAGCTGCGCGAGGGCGTGCCCGCGCCGGACGGCGAGATGCCCGACCTGACAGGGCTGCCCGCCTTCCTGGGAGTGACAAAATAG
- the sucD gene encoding succinate--CoA ligase subunit alpha — translation MSILVDSNTRLVVQGITGREGSFHATRCKAYGTNLVAGVTPGKGGARFEDTVPIFNSVQQAVRETGANVSLIFVPPPFAADAILESVDAGIPLVACITEGIPVLDMTRVWQVIKDRPVRLIGPNCPGLISPRHRAKVGIMPGDIHKPGPIGVISRSGTLTYEAVAQLTELGFGQSTCVGIGGDPITGTSFVDMLRLLQDDPETEAIVLIGEIGGTKEQDAAEFIKAHVTKPVVAFIAGISAPPGRRMGHAGAIITGVSGLASEKQRILREAGCAIIPSPAEIGSTLKQMLRARA, via the coding sequence ATGAGCATCCTTGTTGACAGCAACACCCGGCTCGTCGTCCAGGGCATCACGGGCCGCGAGGGCAGCTTCCACGCGACGCGCTGCAAAGCGTACGGCACCAATCTCGTGGCGGGCGTCACGCCCGGCAAGGGCGGCGCCAGGTTCGAGGACACGGTCCCCATCTTCAACTCCGTCCAACAGGCCGTGCGCGAGACGGGCGCCAACGTCAGCCTCATCTTCGTCCCGCCGCCATTCGCCGCGGACGCCATCCTTGAGTCCGTGGACGCAGGTATTCCGCTGGTGGCCTGCATCACGGAGGGCATCCCCGTGCTTGACATGACCCGCGTGTGGCAGGTCATCAAGGACAGACCCGTGCGGCTCATCGGCCCTAATTGCCCGGGCCTCATCTCGCCCAGGCATCGGGCCAAGGTGGGCATCATGCCCGGCGACATCCACAAGCCCGGCCCCATCGGAGTCATCTCGCGGAGCGGCACGCTGACGTACGAGGCGGTGGCGCAGCTCACGGAGCTGGGCTTCGGCCAGAGCACGTGTGTGGGCATCGGCGGCGACCCCATCACCGGCACGTCGTTCGTGGACATGCTGCGCCTGTTACAGGACGACCCGGAGACCGAGGCGATTGTGCTCATCGGGGAGATCGGGGGCACCAAGGAGCAGGACGCGGCGGAGTTCATCAAGGCGCACGTGACCAAGCCCGTCGTCGCGTTCATCGCGGGCATATCCGCGCCGCCGGGACGCCGCATGGGGCACGCCGGCGCCATCATCACGGGCGTCTCCGGCCTTGCGAGCGAAAAGCAGCGCATACTGCGGGAGGCGGGCTGCGCCATCATCCCCAGCCCCGCCGAGATAGGCTCCACGCTCAAGCAAATGCTCCGGGCGCGCGCATAG